CAGCGCGGCCATCTCCGCCGGCGGCGACGCCTGCAGCTTGGCGCGCAGGGCATCGGCCTCGCCCAGTTCGCGCATCGACTCGAGCATGGTCCGCAGCTGGGTGTCGTCCCAGGCCTGGCCGAACACGTGCAGGCCGTGCGGCATGAACTTTTCCTGCAACTTGGTCAGGTAGTGGCCGATCTCGTGCGCGAGCAGATCGTCGTCGGCCTGCTCGAAACCGATGCCGCGCACCTGCAGCACATCGGCCATGCTCGCTTCCAGTTCGGCGCGCAGCTGCAGCGCTTCGACTTGTTCGCGCATCTCGCTGGCGGCCTGCGCGCGCAGCGGCTCGCTGCTGCTGCTTTCGAAGCTCTCCACCAACTGGCGCAGGCGCAGCAGGCGGTCGTACAGCGGCGTGGCCGCCAGCGGCGGGGTGAGGTGATCCACGATCACCGCCAGACCGCGGCGCTTGGCCTGGGTGCCCTCGCCCACGCCATCGACGATGTAGGGATAGACACCGGGCACGTCGCCGGCGATCAGGCGCGAGTAGTCGTCGCTGGCCAGACCCACGGCCTTGCCGGGCAGGAATTCGTAAGTGGAATGGCGGCCGACGTGGACGATCACGTCGGCGCCGAACACGTCGCGCAGCCAGTGGTAATAGGCCAGGTACTGGTGCGGCGGCAGGATCTGGGTGTTGGCGTGCAGCAGTTCCTCATCCACCTCCCAACCGCGCGGCGGCTGCGGGCCGATGAACACGTTGCCCAGGCGCAGGCCCGGGATCACCACCGCGCCGTCGTGCACCATCACCTTGCCCGGCGCCGGGCCCCAGCCACGCAGGCCGGGCACCTGCAAGGCCTGCAGCGAGGCTTGCACGCGCCCGGCTTCGGCGCAGGCGGCATCGGCCGCGGCGTCCTGGCCGCGCAGGCAGCGCAGGTGCGCGTCGATCAGTTGACGGAACTGCGCCAGCGCGGCGTCGCGTGCGCGATGGTCGACGCCTTCGAGCAGGTGCAGCAGTTCGCGCTCGGCATCGCGCACGCGGCGTTCGCCCAGCTCGAGCTCCTGCGCCTGGCGCGCGAGCGCGACCTGCGCGCGCAGGCGCGCGAGCGGCCCGTCGCTGACTTCGCCACGCACGCCCTCGGGCAGACCGGCGAACCAGCGCCGGTAGTCGTCGCCGGACAGCGTGGTCACCTGCTGGGCCATGGCCGCGAGTTCGCCGCCGTCCTCGGGCGTGTTCACGCCTTCGCGCATCATCCGGTCCAGCAGCAGCGCGGGCGTGGCCGGCAGATCGTCCACGCGGTACCCCTGCGCGCGCATCGCGCTGAGGATGCCGTGCAGCGAAGCCGGCACGTCCAGGTTGTCGGCGCCGATGTTCTGCCGCCCGGGCGGATGGTTGTAGTAGATCACCGCCACCTTGCGCTGCGCCGGCGCTTTCTCGCGCAGGCGGCGCCAGCGCTGCGCGCGTTCGACCAGGGACTGCATCTCCTGGGTCAGCGGTTGCGGGCGTTGCAGGCGCACGCCGGTCAGCGCATCGATGCTGGCGGGCCCGGCGGCGGCCAGCACCAGCGGTTGGCTGGCGCCCTGCAGCTCGGACATGGCCACGCGGTACTGCACGCTGGACGCGGGCAGGCCGTCGCCGGACAAACGCCATTGCGCTTCGGTGCGGTCGAGCACGCGGATGGCCTTGAACACCGGCACGTCCAGCTCGGCGATCGCGGTGCTGGCGGCGTCGCGGCCCTCGGCGGCGCCGACCACGAAGTCCTGCAGCACCACCACCGCGGCCAGCGGGCGCGCGCCCGCGAGCGCACGCAGGTCCTGCACCGCGCGCAGCGAGGCTTCGCCCCAGCGCGCGTAAACGCCCAGGCAGTCCAAGCCCGCACGCTCGGCTTGCGCACACAGCGCATCGCCGGTGGCGACGTCGGCATTGTTGAGATCGAGCACCGCGAGCAAGGGGCGTTCGTCCGGCGCAACCGCCGTCACGCTACGGCCGCGTTGGCGCAGCACCCGGTCGGGTTGCGGTTCCGGTGCCGGCACCGCACCGCCCTCCAGCAGGAAGCGCAGCGCGCGTTGCAGGTTGCGGCCGCCGCCTTCGCGCCACAGCGCGCGCACCTCCAGCCATTCGCGCGCGAAAGGATCGGCCTGTGCACGCGCGAGCAGCGCCGGCAGCGGCGTTTCCTGCGTCAGCTGGGTCAGCTCGGTGGCGTTGAACGCGCCCAGGCCGCGGCGGTCGCGGTAGCTGGCCAGGGCCAGGCCGGCTTCGCCATGGAAGGCGTACAGGCGCTTGGGCCCCTGCCCGCGCCGGTGCAGGGCGGTGGCGGCTTCGCGCAGGCGCACGCCTTGCTCGCCGAACAGCGCGACCGCGATCACCGCGTCGCTGCCGGCGACCAGCTCGCGCAACTGTGCGCGGTCCAGTTCCTGCAGTTGCTGCGGCGTGCGCAGGATTATGCGGTCGCCCGGCCGCGCGGCCAGCACTTCGCGCGCGGCCTCGGCGGTTTCCGGCGCGGCGCGCTCGGACACCACGCCCAGCAGCGTGGCCGCCTGCGCGTGCATCGAAGCGCAGCAGAGCAGCGCCGCCGCCCACAGCGCCCGCCAATTCCTGCGCGCCATACGCGCGCCACTTGCCTTCACCGCACACCGCATCGACGACCTCGCCCCCGCACGCCCTGTGCGGACCGGATGGAAGGGGCGGACGTAGCGAAGGCAAAACCGCACGGAGCCGGCGCCGGACGGGCGCGAGCGCGCGCGACGTCGCCCTCCGCAACGTCCACCGCGTACGCATCGGCCGGTCTCCGGGCTTGCGAGTGCCGGGGAATCCCGGCGGCATCGGCGCCTTCCCGGAACCATGGTTCCAGTGGCGGTGTGCCGATGCTTTGCTCGCTCACCGTTGCAGGGGCAGCGCCGGACTGATTCGCCTGGTCGAGGCGAACGCACCGGCTTCCCGTTCAACCGCGACCGCCGGAACGGCGGGCGCGGCACCAGATGCAAAGCGCGCGCAATCTAGCACAGGCGCGCGCGCGGCGTCCGCGCGGGCGGTCGCGCCAGGGCGCGGTCAGTCGTTGTCGCGCACGTAGCGCTCGACCGTGGCTTCGATGCCCTTGCTCAGTTCCATCACCTTCAATGCGTACTCGGCCAGGCGCTTGTCGTCCTCGCTGACCGGGGTCCACGGCGGCACCGGCGTGGGCTTGCCCTCGGCCTGGTCCATGGCCACGAACACGATCACGCAATGGGTGCACAGGCGCTCTTCCGGCTCGCGGTCGTCCAGACCCGGATCGCGCGCCTTCACGTCCACCGCGAAGTGCATGCTGGTGGTGCCGGTGTGGATCAGCTTGGTGTGCACGGTGACCAGGTCGCTGATCCGGATCGGGGCGACGAAGCGGATGCCGCCCACCGCCACGGTCACGCTGTACTTGCCGCTCCAGCCGACCGCGGCGGCGTAGCCGGCCTGGTCGATCCACTTCATCACCATGCCGCCGTGGACCTTGCCGCCGTAGTTCACGTCGGTGGGCTGAGCGAGGAAACGCAGGTTGAGTTCGCGCTGCTGGCCTTTCATGCCTTCGCTCCCTTGCACAGATGGCGGACCACGGCCGCGCCCACGTTGAGCACGGCGCTGCGCAGGCGTTCGTCGGCGAGCACGCCGGTGTCGGGCAGGCGCTCGGCGGCGTTGCCCACCGCGACCTGCTGCGGCACCACCAGCAGGCCGAGCTTGGACAGCGCGTCGCGCAGCACGATCAGCGAGCGGATGCCGCCCAGCGGACCCGGCGAGGCCGAGACGATGCCGGCCATCTTGTCCTGGAACAGCAGGGTGCCGGACTTGCCCTCGACGGTGGCGCGCGACATCCAGTCCAGGGTGTTCTTGACCAGGGCCGGCATCGAGCCGTTGTACTCGGGCGTGCTGATCAGCAGGCCGTCGCTGGCGGCCATCAGCGCCTGCAGGCGGTACACGTTGTCGGGCATGCCGGCGGCCTCGATGTCGCCGTCGTACACCGGCAGCGGATAGTCGCGCAGCTCGATCAGGTCGACATCGGCGCCGGCCTCGCGCGCGCCCTGCGCCAGCAGCGGCACCAGGCGGCGGTTGTAGGACGCCGCGCGCAGGCTGCCGGCGAAGGCCAGCAGGCGCGGGCGCGGCGGCGGGGTGGCGATGGTGCGGTCGGCCTCGGGCGAGCGCGGATCGGACGGGCTGGCGGACATGCGCTGGCTCCTGGGGGACGGCCGACGATTATGCGCACAGGCGCCGCGCTTGCGGCAGCCGCCGCGACCGGCGATGCTCGCCGCCGACGCAACGGGGAGACCGGCCATGGGACGCACGATCGTCGCGGTACTGGTGGGGCTGATAGCGGCCTGGATCACCATCATGCTGTGCGAGTTCGGCAGCGCGGCGCTGTCGCCGCCGCCGACCGGCATCGACCTGAGCGATCCGACCGCGCTGGCCGCCCACATCGCCGCCGCGCCGCCGGCGGCCATGGCCCTGGTGCTGGCCGGCTGGACCCTGGGCGCCTTCGACGGCGGCCTGATCGCCGCGTTGATTTCGCGCCGCCACAAGACCGGCGCCGCTTTGACCATCGGCGTGCTGGTGGTGCTGGGCGTGATCGCCAACAGCCTGCTGATCCCGCACCCGCTGTGGATGACCGTCGCTGGCCTGGCGCTGCCGATCCCGGCGGCGTGGCTGGCTTCGCGCGTGGTCTCGCGCAAGGCCGCCGCATGAGTCGCAGCCCCTCGCACGGCAAGGCCCTGCTGTACACCGTGGGCCTGTTCGCCGGCGCCTTCGCCATCGGTGCCTGGCTGGCCGGCTTCGCCGCGCCCGCACACGAGGCGGCGTGGTGGATCAGCGGCGCGCTACTCGCGGTGGGCCTGGTCGTGGGGCTGAAGGTCCTGGAGGCTGCTGCGCTGCTGGTCGCACCGCTGGTGCTGGCCCGGATGGCCGCGCGCTGGGCCGTGACCGGCAAGCCGCTGGATACGCGCAAGGACGGCGACCGGCACGATTGGATCGCCTATCTGTTGTTCATTCCATCGTATGCGGTGTTTGCGCTGTTGACGGGTGCCGGTGTCGGCTTCGTCGATGGCGGCTTGGGGTTCTTTTTAAGCGCGCTGCTGTATGGCGCGATCGGCTTGGTGCTTGGGGCGGTCGGTGCGCGGGTCATCGTCAAGTACGCGATGGAGGCGGGTTGAGCGGTCGCCCGGCACGGCTCGCGTGAACTTGCGCGGGAGTTGGTTGCTTCGCGCGCCCTCACCCCAACCCCTCTCCCGCAAGCGAGAGAGGGGCTAAAACAGCAAGCGGCGTCGAATGCATCCCCTCTCCCGCTTGCGGGAGAGGGCTAGGGTGAGGGGATGAGCGCAAAGCGCGAATGCTCTTGATCGGGCATTGAACTCGCCGCGCAAACAGAAGACCCAAAGGGCGGCGCACAGGACGTGCGCCGTTTTCCGCTCGGGCAGGAGGCCCGATCGGAAAATCCCGGCGCCCGCTTCGATCTCGCAAGGGAGCTCTGGGGCAGCGTTTTTCTTTGGTTACTTTCTTTTGACGCTTATCAAAAGAAAGTGACCCGGCCGCTTGCGGACGGAAGCTGTTGCTGTTGCTTAGGAGCTAAGAGCAAATCCCCCTCAATCCCCCTCAACAAAGGGGGAAGACAAGCAGGGCGGAAGCAGGGGCGAAGGTTGCGACGTAGGTGAGGATTCGCGGTCGCAGCTTGCGCAGCTCCTACAGGGGGCTCGAGAGGTTTGTCGCAGATGTGGATTCGCGGTCGCGGCTTATGCCGCTCCTACCCCAAGGCTTAGGCCGGCGGCGCGGACGAAAAACCCCGCTTCTTTCGAAGCGGGGTTTTTCGGGATTACGGCGTTAACTGGCTTACTTCGCGGGCGCGGAGAACTCGCCGTAGGTCTTGAGCTGCTCGGCCACCGCCTTACCGTCGCCGACCACGATGATCGACTGGTCGCCCGGCGCGTAGTACTTCTTCGCCATCGCCTGCACCTGGGCCGCATCCACCGCGCGGATCTTGGGCACGTACTCGCCCAGGAACTCCGGCGGCAGGCCCACCAGCCAGTTGTTGGCCAGCTGGCTGGCCACCGAGTACTGCAACTGGTTGCTGATCAGATAGCCGCCGGCCACATAACGTTTGGTGTCTTCCAGCTCCTGCGCCGGCACCGGCTCGCTGCCCAGGCGCTCGAACTCGTGGAAGAACTCCTTGATCGCCGCGCCGGTGACCTCGTTGCGCACGTCCGCGCCCGCCTGCACCCGCCCGCCCGCACGCGCGGCCGAGAGGCCGGCGCTGGCGCCGTAGGTGTAGCCCTTGGCCTCGCGCAGGTTCTGGTTGACGCGGCTGCTGAAGCCGCCGCCGAGCACGGTGCCGGCCAGCTGCATCGGCACGTAGTCGGCATCGGTGGCCGGAATCGCCGGGCGGCCCAGGCGCACGGTGGACTGCACGCTGCCGTCGCGCTGGATCAGCACGTGCGCCGGCGAGGCGCTGCGGCGCGCGGCCGGGGTGTCGGCGCTGGCCGTGCCGCTGTTCTTCCAATCGCCGAACGCGCGCTCGGCAAGCTTGAAGCCCTCATCGGCGCCGATCCGGCCGGTCACGATCAACAGCGCATGGTCGGGACGGAAACGGCGCGCGTGCTCGGCGCGCAGGCGCTCGGGCGTGACCGCGGCGATCGAGGCCTCGGTCTGCTGCACGCGCGCGTAAGGATGGTCGCCGTAGGTGGCGGCCAGCAGCGCGCGCGTGGCCTTGAAGCCGGGCTGCGCCTCGGCGGCCTTGAGCCCCTGCAGCGCGTTGGCCTGGGCCAGCTTCACCTCCTTCTCGGGGAAGGCCGGCGTGCGCACCACTTCGGCCAGCAGCTCCAGCATCGGCGCGGCCATCGACGGCAACGCGTTGGCGCCCACGGTGATGCCGTCGTTGTTGGCGTTGCTGCCGATGCTGCCGCCATAGCCCTGCGCGGCCTCGGCGATGGCCTTGGAGTCGCGCTTGGCGGTGCCTTCGCTGAGCAGGCCCGCGTACAGACTGGCGAAGCCCGGCGCATCGGCGGCGTCGGCGGCGAAGCCGGCGTTGCGCACGGCCAGGGTGTAGTCCACGCGCGGCAGGCCCTGGCGCGGGATCACCCACACCTGCAAGCCGTTGGCCAGGCGCTTTTGCGCGATCTGCGGCACCGGCAGCGGCCGGTCGGGCGCATAGGCGGGCAGTTCCTTGGGCAGCTCGGCCTTGGGGCCGGCCACGGCGGCGCCGCACAGCACCAGCGAGACGGAGAGCGCGAGCGTAGCGATTCGGATAGCCATGGTCGTCTCCTTACTCCGGCTTCTTGGCGGCCGGGGCCAGCATGGCTGCCGGCTTGCGGTCGATGACGGTGCGGTTGGGCACGGTCAGGTAGGTGCGCGCGACGCGCTGCAGATCGGCCGAGCTCACGCCTTCGATCCAGCCGGGAATCTTGTTCACGGTGGCGGCATCGCCCCACAGCGTCTGCAGCTTGGCCAGGGTGTCGGCGCGGTTGATGAAGCTTTCGATGCCGTTGTACCAATCGGCCAGCATGCGGGTCTTGACCCGCTTCAGCGTGGCCTCGTCCACGCCCTGCTCGGCGACCTTGGCGATCTCCTCGTCCATGGCCTTGAGCACGGCATCGGCGTTGGTGTCGGGCTTGTACAGCGCGAACACGGTGAACAGCGTGGGACCGTCGTAGGTCCAGGGGTCGGTCAGGCCGTACAGCGCTTCGACGTTGAGCGCGAGCTCGCGGCCCTTGACGATGCCCTGGTAGAAGCGCGAGGCGTCGCCTTCGGCCAGCAGCGCGCCCAGCACCGCCATCGGCGCCTGGTCGGCGCTGCCGCGATCGGGCATCTTCCAGGCCGCGGCGATCGCCGGCACCTGCGCCAGCGCGTCGCTCTGGGTGACGCGCTTTTCCTTGGTGTTCAGGCCTTCGCGGTAGTCCGGCGCTGGCGGCGCGGGGCGCGAGGGGATGCCGCCGAAGTACTTCTCGGCCAGGGCGAAGGCCTCGGCCGGCGCGATGTCGCCGGCAATGCCCAGCACCGCATTGTTGGGGCCGTAGTAGTCGCGGTGGAACGCGGCCACGTCCTTCAGGTTGGCGTTCTCCAGGTCCTGGAAGCTGCCGTAACCGTCGTGGTTGTTCTCCCACTTCTCGAACGCGTGCTGGCCGATGTCGATCCACATGAAGCCGCCGTAGGGCTGATTCTTCACGTTAACCCGGATCTCCTCCTTGACCACGTCCTGCTGGTTCTTCAGCGTGACCGGATTGAAGTCCAGGGTCTTCATGCGATCGGCTTCGAGCCACAGGATCGGCTCCAGCGCGGACACCGGCGCGACCTCGATGTAGTTGGTGAAATCGGCGCGGGTGGACCCGTTGTTGCGGCCGCCGCCGCCGGTGATCACGCGGTCGAAGACGCCTTCCTTCGCGTTGGGCGTGCCCTCGAACATCAGGTGCTCGAACAGGTGGGCGAAGCCGGTGCGGTTCTTCGGTTCCAGGCGCATGCCCACGTGATAGACCACGCTGATGCCCACGGTGGGCGAGCTGTGGTCTTCGGACACGACCACGGTCAGGCCGTTGTCGAGTTTCTTGACCGCCACCGGCAAGGTCCAGCGATCGCCGTCCGCCGCCAGGGCGGTGGAGGCGAGCGTGAGTCCGGCCAGCAGCAGCGCGAGGCGACGCTTGCGCATGGAAGTCTCCCTACTTGTATGAAGTTCCGTGATGAAGACCGCCACCCTAACGCCGCCCGCGCGGGCGCCATACCGGCCAGAAGTCATGTCGGGCGGAGGCACCGTGCCTGCGTTGGCGAGTCGCCGAAACGGGCGCGCGATGCTGGCTGCGCCGGCGCGGATCGCCGACACTTAAGCTTCTCCCCCGCCGCCCCCAGCCACCGCCCGCCCATGCCTTCGATCCGCCGCTGCGCCGCCGTTGCCGCCCTCGTCCTCGCTCCCGCCTTCGCCCCCACCGCCTCTGCCGCCGAGCCCGTGCTGCCGCAGGGCCGCGGCTACGAAACCCCCGAATACTGGCGCCAGCCCGTGGCGCCGTTCACGCTGGCCCAGCGCAGCTGGTACATCGGCACCGCCGGATTGAGCGCGGTGCTGATCAAGACCGACGCCGGCGCGGTGCTCATCGACGGCGGCCTGCCGCAGGCGGCCGACCTGATCCTGGCGCGCATGCAGCAGCTGGGCGTGGCGCCCTCGGACCTGCGTCTGATCCTGATCGGCCACGCCCATGCCGACCACGCCGGCCCGGTGGCCGCGATCCGCCGCGCGACCGGCGCGCGCGTGGTCGCCAGCGCCGAATCGGCGGTGCTGCTGGCGCGCGGCGGCACCGACGACATCCACAACGGCGACGGCCTGGACTTCCCGCCGGTGACGGTGGACCGCATCGTCATGGACGGCGAGATCGTCGAACTCGGCGGCGTGCGCATCACCACCCATTTCACTCCCGCGCACACGCCCGGCAGCACCAGCTGGACCTGGACCGACCAGCGCGACGGCAAGCCGCTGCGCATCGCCTATGCCGACAGCCTGAGCGCGCCGGGTTACAAGCTCATCGACAATCCGCGCTACCCGCATATCGTCGACGACTACCGCCGCGGCTACGCCGCCGTGCGCGCCCTGCCCTGCGACTTGCTGCTGACCCCGCACCCGGACGCCTCGGGCTGGAAGCCCGATAACACCGCCCAGCCGCATCCGCAGCCCATGAGCTGCGCGGCCTACGCCGACAAGGCCGAGCAGGCGCTGGACCAGCAGATCGCGCAGCAGCGCGGAGGCCGCTGATGCCCTACACGCCTATCGTGGCCACCCTGGGCTACGTGCTTTCGCCCGACGGCGAACAGGTGCTGATGGTCCACCGCAACGCGCGGCCCGACGATCACCAGCTGGGCAAGTACAACGGCCTGGGCGGCAAGCTCGAGCGCGACGAGGACGTGATGGCCGGCATGCGCCGCGAGATCCTCGAGGAGGCCGGCATCGCCTGCGATGAGCTGCAACTGCGCGGCACCGTCAGCTGGCCGGGCTTCGGCAAGCAAGGCGAGGACTGGCTGGGTTTCGTCTTCACCATCAGCCGCTACAGCGGCACGCCGTATGCAAGCAATCCCGAGGGCACGCTGGAATGGGTGCCGCTGGCGCGGCTGCACGAACTGCCGATGTGGGAAGGCGACCGCGAGTTCCTGCCGCTGGTGTTCGACCGCGATCCGCGGCCGTTCCATGGGGTGATGCCGTATCGCGACGGGCGCATGCAGTCGTGGCGGTATTCGCGCGGTTGAGACCCGCGCGGTCGATGCCCACCACCTCCACCGTCATTCCGGCGCAAGCCGGAACCCACTTTGATCTTGCTTCAGGCCTATCGCCGCGCCTCGAGCAACAGCAACCACAACATGGGTTCCGGCTTACGCCGCAATGACGGTGATGGTGCAGCCTTAAGAATTCGATGCGCGAATCCGGGACGTACTCAACCTGCGATGCGCATCCCCGCCCGGATCGAACGCCCTACCCTCCGCGCCGATGCCGTCGCAAGGCCGGCCGCCACGTCGGCGCCGGCAGCGTCGCGGCGGCCGTAGCCGAGAGCAGCCGCAGAAAGGCGGCTCGCAAGTCGCAGTGCAGCTCGGGGTCCGCGGGGTTGGCGCTGAACGCAGCGTTGCGAGCCGCCGCAAGCGCGGTCGCGTCGTCGGCATCCTCGGAAGTCGGGAAACCCAAGGCGCGATCGGATCCGTTCGGCGACGGCGGCCGGACTCAGCCGGCCGTAGCCTGCGCGGCCTCGTCGATCAACGCCGCCACCTCCGCCGGCCGCGACGCCAGCGACGCGTGGCTGGCATCGAGCTTGAGCACCTTCTTCGCGCCCATGCGCACCGACATGTGCTCCTGGTTCTCGGGGTGGATCATGCGGTCCTGAGTGGACAGCTGGTACCAGCACGGTTTTTTCTTCCAGGCCGGCGCGGTGATGTTGTCGCCGAAGGTGCCGGCCAGCGGCGCTTTCTGGGTGACCGCCATCACCAGCGCTTCGTCGGCGCTCAGGTCCTGGCAGAAACTCTCGTGGAACTTGTCGGCCTTCAGCCACAGGTAGCCGTCGCTGTCCGGCGCCAGGTTCGGCGCGGCCTGCGGCAGATGGGCCTGGGTGATGCCGCCCGGGCTTTCGCCCATGTCCGGCGCGAACGCGGCGATGTAGACCAGGGCCTGCACGTTGGCCTGGTCGCCCATCTGGGTGATGACCGCGCCGCCATAGGAATGCCCCACCAGCACCACCGGGCCGTCCACCTGCGCCACCATCTTGCGCGTGCGCTCGGCGTCGTCGGCCAGCGAAGTCAGCGGATTTTCGACCGCACGGATGTCGCCGTAACCCATCCGGGCCAACGCGACGATCACCTTCGACCAGTGGGCCGCTCCGCCCCAAAAACCGTGCACCAGCACCACCGTGGGTTTGTTGCTCATGGCCCTGCCCTCCCGAATCGAAGCGTGGATCGATATGCACTTTCAACGTGGCAACGGCGCGAAAGCGGTCGGCACGAAGTTTGCGTACGGCAAGTAATCGCTTTCGATAGCGCGCAGGAAACTCGCTTCGCCGAAAGAACGAAGCTTCTGCGCTATATCGATGCCCGGTCGCGTGGTTTCCTCTGGACGAGAATGTGGATTCGGTGCAACTGTATTCGTAGCCCGATCATGGGTCTTGATCGAAACGCCGTAACGCCATGCCGAAACGCCAAATCGCCTTGAAAACGCCCGCATCGGCCGCCCCCGACGCATTCTTCGAAGTCTTCAGCCTGACCCGAATGCGTGGCGAATCGGTGACCAACGATCAATTGCTAAGAAACGAATCAAGAGATTTTCCCAGCGCCGCGGCTTATTTCCATTCCCTAGACGGACCTTCCTGCACCTTACGCATCGCCGACAGCAGACGAAAACTCACCCTGCACTCCGGCGATCTGATTTTCCTTCCGCACGGCGATGCGCACCGCATCGAATACGCCGCCAAGCACGACGCCCCCGTGCGGCTCACCACCGGGGTTTTCCGCTTCGAATCCGCCTACGGCAACGCGCTCACGCGTTCGCTGCCGCAGTGGCTGCACGTATCGCAACTGGACCGCATGCCGACCTCGCCGCCGATCAGCGCGGTGGAATGGCTGGCGGTGACGCTGGCGGCGATGCACGTGGAAACCGAACAACCCACGCTGGGCAGCGCGGTGATGCTGTCGCGGCTGATCGACCTGCTGTTCGTGTGGGCGGTGCGGCATTGGCTGGCCAGTTCGCCCAAGCAGCCCAGCGGCTGGATCGCCGCGCTGCAGGACCCGATGATCGGCGAGGCGCTGTCGCTGCTGCATTCCGACCCGGCCCACGACTGGAGCGTGGAGGCGCTGGCCGAACGCCTGCATCAGTCGCGCTCCGGGCTGTCGCAGCGCTTCGTCGCCCTGGTCGGCGAACCGCCGATCCGCTACCTGACCCGCTGGCGCATGCATCTGGCCGCGGAACTGCTGGCCTCGTCCAACCTGCGCGTGTCGCAGATCGCCGAACGCGTGGGCTACGACTCCGAGCCCGCCTTCAGCCGCGCCTTCCGCCGCTACCTGGGCGAGGCGCCGGTGGAGTACCGCAATGCGCGCAAGGCCGCCTGAACCGCGTCCGCGGCCGGCCGGGGCCTAGCTGGCCCCGGCGATGTCCGCTTTCCAGCGCGATCCCCGAAAGACGACTGTGCCATGAGCCACTCCGCCCGCCTTT
The sequence above is a segment of the Lysobacter silvisoli genome. Coding sequences within it:
- the bla gene encoding subclass B3 metallo-beta-lactamase, which gives rise to MPSIRRCAAVAALVLAPAFAPTASAAEPVLPQGRGYETPEYWRQPVAPFTLAQRSWYIGTAGLSAVLIKTDAGAVLIDGGLPQAADLILARMQQLGVAPSDLRLILIGHAHADHAGPVAAIRRATGARVVASAESAVLLARGGTDDIHNGDGLDFPPVTVDRIVMDGEIVELGGVRITTHFTPAHTPGSTSWTWTDQRDGKPLRIAYADSLSAPGYKLIDNPRYPHIVDDYRRGYAAVRALPCDLLLTPHPDASGWKPDNTAQPHPQPMSCAAYADKAEQALDQQIAQQRGGR
- a CDS encoding cobaltochelatase subunit CobN, which gives rise to MHAQAATLLGVVSERAAPETAEAAREVLAARPGDRIILRTPQQLQELDRAQLRELVAGSDAVIAVALFGEQGVRLREAATALHRRGQGPKRLYAFHGEAGLALASYRDRRGLGAFNATELTQLTQETPLPALLARAQADPFAREWLEVRALWREGGGRNLQRALRFLLEGGAVPAPEPQPDRVLRQRGRSVTAVAPDERPLLAVLDLNNADVATGDALCAQAERAGLDCLGVYARWGEASLRAVQDLRALAGARPLAAVVVLQDFVVGAAEGRDAASTAIAELDVPVFKAIRVLDRTEAQWRLSGDGLPASSVQYRVAMSELQGASQPLVLAAAGPASIDALTGVRLQRPQPLTQEMQSLVERAQRWRRLREKAPAQRKVAVIYYNHPPGRQNIGADNLDVPASLHGILSAMRAQGYRVDDLPATPALLLDRMMREGVNTPEDGGELAAMAQQVTTLSGDDYRRWFAGLPEGVRGEVSDGPLARLRAQVALARQAQELELGERRVRDAERELLHLLEGVDHRARDAALAQFRQLIDAHLRCLRGQDAAADAACAEAGRVQASLQALQVPGLRGWGPAPGKVMVHDGAVVIPGLRLGNVFIGPQPPRGWEVDEELLHANTQILPPHQYLAYYHWLRDVFGADVIVHVGRHSTYEFLPGKAVGLASDDYSRLIAGDVPGVYPYIVDGVGEGTQAKRRGLAVIVDHLTPPLAATPLYDRLLRLRQLVESFESSSSEPLRAQAASEMREQVEALQLRAELEASMADVLQVRGIGFEQADDDLLAHEIGHYLTKLQEKFMPHGLHVFGQAWDDTQLRTMLESMRELGEADALRAKLQASPPAEMAALLHGLEGGYVLPGKGNDPLRAPEALPTGRNFHGLDGDVLPTPLAQRLGAQQAERVLASGAARSGSEGVVLWASDAVRDEGVMVGFALALMGVQPRWNARGIVQGLELRPMPPGQPRRDVLVTTSGLFRDLYPNLVLLLDRGGRLALASSAHSLRAQRPDLAAALDAALAPLGEQFEQGKEAIADNGVARQWLQRVDALRAQGLADEAAGREAAWRVYGDAPGAYGAGVNRLTERSGAWRERAQIGRAYLNRMGHAYGLDAEGTPAHQAFATGLRGVERSYHGRASHLYGLLDNNDAFDYFGGLSLAVETLTGRVPQAQVLYNVDAERADVEPLQAALLREFRGRYLNPAWIRPLMRHDYAGARTISQEFLENLWGWEVTRPDLIRGWAWDEVQRVYLDDRHGLGVNEFLSKGHSQHAKAHMLALMLVAAHKGYWSTSDANVAKLGGELAELVARNGLPGSGHAAPDHPMWAWLQPRLAPAARARLQEVLARARGERGAVSTYALGAPQRAREALAQAPPQAESARSTPSAPAAAARAASAQPSTPPAAPATPPERASELLRLAPQALIRRHPLPAAALALLALILLGFGLRRGLAAPTARRRPSPASADSQS
- a CDS encoding acyl-CoA thioesterase — its product is MKGQQRELNLRFLAQPTDVNYGGKVHGGMVMKWIDQAGYAAAVGWSGKYSVTVAVGGIRFVAPIRISDLVTVHTKLIHTGTTSMHFAVDVKARDPGLDDREPEERLCTHCVIVFVAMDQAEGKPTPVPPWTPVSEDDKRLAEYALKVMELSKGIEATVERYVRDND
- a CDS encoding M16 family metallopeptidase, with the translated sequence MRKRRLALLLAGLTLASTALAADGDRWTLPVAVKKLDNGLTVVVSEDHSSPTVGISVVYHVGMRLEPKNRTGFAHLFEHLMFEGTPNAKEGVFDRVITGGGGRNNGSTRADFTNYIEVAPVSALEPILWLEADRMKTLDFNPVTLKNQQDVVKEEIRVNVKNQPYGGFMWIDIGQHAFEKWENNHDGYGSFQDLENANLKDVAAFHRDYYGPNNAVLGIAGDIAPAEAFALAEKYFGGIPSRPAPPAPDYREGLNTKEKRVTQSDALAQVPAIAAAWKMPDRGSADQAPMAVLGALLAEGDASRFYQGIVKGRELALNVEALYGLTDPWTYDGPTLFTVFALYKPDTNADAVLKAMDEEIAKVAEQGVDEATLKRVKTRMLADWYNGIESFINRADTLAKLQTLWGDAATVNKIPGWIEGVSSADLQRVARTYLTVPNRTVIDRKPAAMLAPAAKKPE
- a CDS encoding M16 family metallopeptidase, translating into MAIRIATLALSVSLVLCGAAVAGPKAELPKELPAYAPDRPLPVPQIAQKRLANGLQVWVIPRQGLPRVDYTLAVRNAGFAADAADAPGFASLYAGLLSEGTAKRDSKAIAEAAQGYGGSIGSNANNDGITVGANALPSMAAPMLELLAEVVRTPAFPEKEVKLAQANALQGLKAAEAQPGFKATRALLAATYGDHPYARVQQTEASIAAVTPERLRAEHARRFRPDHALLIVTGRIGADEGFKLAERAFGDWKNSGTASADTPAARRSASPAHVLIQRDGSVQSTVRLGRPAIPATDADYVPMQLAGTVLGGGFSSRVNQNLREAKGYTYGASAGLSAARAGGRVQAGADVRNEVTGAAIKEFFHEFERLGSEPVPAQELEDTKRYVAGGYLISNQLQYSVASQLANNWLVGLPPEFLGEYVPKIRAVDAAQVQAMAKKYYAPGDQSIIVVGDGKAVAEQLKTYGEFSAPAK
- a CDS encoding NADPH-dependent FMN reductase, giving the protein MSASPSDPRSPEADRTIATPPPRPRLLAFAGSLRAASYNRRLVPLLAQGAREAGADVDLIELRDYPLPVYDGDIEAAGMPDNVYRLQALMAASDGLLISTPEYNGSMPALVKNTLDWMSRATVEGKSGTLLFQDKMAGIVSASPGPLGGIRSLIVLRDALSKLGLLVVPQQVAVGNAAERLPDTGVLADERLRSAVLNVGAAVVRHLCKGAKA